The Desulfovibrio intestinalis DNA segment TGGTCATGCCATCGCCGAGACCCGGTATGTGCAATATGGGAAAAATCATGGCTACTTCCCTTCCGTCAGGGGGATGAGCCGCTCGATCTTGTCAGGATGCGTGGGCACGAACTTGGGCCGGGGCTGTTCGTGTATGTAGCCCGCCACGTCCAGCGCCTCTTCCTGCGTAAGGGAAGGCGCGTTCTTGGGCATAAAGCGCCATGCGAATATGGACAGGGTACGCACCCGGTGCATGCCTGCGCCGTCGTTGTACGAATCGTCGCCCCACACGGGCGGGGCAATGTCTGTGCCTTCGCCGTTGGGGCCGTGGCAGCGGGCGCACACGTCCTTATAGACTTTTTCACCGTTGGCAGCATCGGGCTTGTGGGGATTGTCCATACTTTCGGGAATGGCCCAGGGCAGTTTGGCGTATATGGGAATATCCTTGGATATCCATTGCAGATAGACCAGCAGAGACTGGATGATCTGTCCGTCCAGCGGCGGCGGCGTTCCGTTCATGCTACGGTCAAAACAGCCCTGAATGCGAATGCCGAGGTCTACAGTATATTCATTGCGGTCACGGTAACGCGGATAGGTGGCCCCTACCCCTACCAGCGAGAAGCTCTCCATAGACCTGCCGCCTTCAAAATGGCAGCTGGAACAGGAGAGTTTGCTGTCTTTGCTGACGTATTCCCCGGCGTACTTGCTGGTTTCCGTCATGATCTTGTAGCCCAGCATAACTTCGGCCCGGATGCTTTCCGGCGCGTCTTCGGGTCGCGGCGGGTTGAACAGGGCTTGCGCCGCTGGCACGGCCACCCTTTTGGCCGCCGCTTCGGAGTCCATAGCCACCCGCTTGATGGTGAGCGTTGAACCGAAGAAAGAGAGCACCCACACACCAAAGACAAGCAATATGGCCGCCAGAGCAAGGCCCAGATATACGCCACGGTTTTTCATGACAACTCCTGCAGGGGCACGATTCAGCCCGCCCCGGTATGTATGAACTCAATACTTTGTAATTTAGTATGAATATGTTCTCACCCCGAATGCAGGCTTAATGAGAAATATTCAGTGTATGAATTTCAAAAATACAGAACATTGTCAACAGCACTTCAAAAAAAACGCTATATTTTCGTATAGCTGTAAACAATATTTATAAAGAAAGAACAGAGGTGCAATGCGGTGCATGAATATTGTTGCATATATATGTTGCAGCAAGCAAATATGGCGGTTTGGGGAACGCCTGGGCGGCGGGGAATTGGTTGCCGCGTGTAGCGCGAGGCTGGAGAGAGGGGCGTTGCGTTCGTGAAGTGATTCGTGCCCTGCGGGCACGGAGGGTTTTCCACGTATGTTGGTTGGCCGCCTGCGCGGCG contains these protein-coding regions:
- a CDS encoding c-type cytochrome, with product MKNRGVYLGLALAAILLVFGVWVLSFFGSTLTIKRVAMDSEAAAKRVAVPAAQALFNPPRPEDAPESIRAEVMLGYKIMTETSKYAGEYVSKDSKLSCSSCHFEGGRSMESFSLVGVGATYPRYRDRNEYTVDLGIRIQGCFDRSMNGTPPPLDGQIIQSLLVYLQWISKDIPIYAKLPWAIPESMDNPHKPDAANGEKVYKDVCARCHGPNGEGTDIAPPVWGDDSYNDGAGMHRVRTLSIFAWRFMPKNAPSLTQEEALDVAGYIHEQPRPKFVPTHPDKIERLIPLTEGK